One Triticum dicoccoides isolate Atlit2015 ecotype Zavitan chromosome 5B, WEW_v2.0, whole genome shotgun sequence genomic window carries:
- the LOC119307398 gene encoding protein DMR6-LIKE OXYGENASE 1-like translates to MSSTEPCMDDVQTLCQQIKPRQTTTDLSSATPPRHMASPPSSPGQPSGTCSEDAIPVVDLAVLVNGDAGERSQAVRHLGRACQDWRFFMVTNHGVPEALQSALMDACSELFSLPPEQKQEHMDAGPMDPVRVGTGFNSAVDGARYWRDYVKMFAHPELHCPAKPDSLRGVAAEYAARTRGLLLELTAAISESLGLHVGRIAERLDLGSCFQILIGNHYPPCAADSDDDDGAIGLPAHSDHGLLTLLFQNGVDGLQVKHDGRWLLAKPIPGSFFVIAGDQLEIVSNGRYKGVLHRALVDRAQARMSCVSLIGPCLDAVIEPVPELAVAPLGLEFRGVKYRDYMEHQQSNKLNEKEALDLVRVAASHTYSSGINSA, encoded by the exons ATGTCCAGCACGGAACCATGCATGGACGACGTACAGACACTGTGCCAGCAAATTAAGCCACGGCAAACCACCACAGATCTTTCCTCTGCTACGCCTCCGCGGCACATGGcctctcctccgagctcccctggCCAACCGAGCGGGACGTGCAGTGAGGACGCCATCCCCGTCGTCGACTTGGCCGTCCTCGTCAACGGCGACGCTGGGGAACGGTCGCAGGCGGTCCGGCACCTCGGCCGGGCGTGCCAAGACTGGCGCTTCTTCATG GTGACCAACCATGGGGTGCCCGAGGCTCTCCAGAGCGCGCTGATGGATGCGTGCAGTGAGCTGTTCAGCCTACCGCCAGAGCAGAAGCAGGAGCACATGGACGCCGGCCCCATGGACCCCGTGCGCGTCGGCACGGGCTTCAACTCCGCCGTCGACGGCGCCAGGTACTGGCGGGACTACGTGAAGATGTTCGCGCACCCTGAGCTCCACTGCCCCGCCAAGCCCGACAGCCTGCGGGGCGTGGCCGCGGAGTACGCGGCGCGCACGAGGGGCCTGCTGCTGGAGCTCACGGCGGCCATCTCCGAGAGCCTGGGGCTCCACGTCGGCCGCATCGCTGAGCGCCTCGACCTGGGGTCCTGCTTCCAGATCCTCATCGGCAACCACTACCCGCCGTGCGCTGCTGACTCGGACGACGACGACGGGGCGATCGGGCTGCCGGCTCACTCCGACCACGGCCTCCTCACCCTGCTCTTCCAGAACGGCGTCGATGGCCTCCAGGTCAAGCACGACGGCCGGTGGCTCCTCGCCAAGCCCATCCCCGGCTCATTCTTCGTCATCGCCGGCGATCAGCTGGAG ATTGTGAGCAATGGAAGGTACAAGGGCGTGCTCCACCGTGCACTGGTCGACCGCGCGCAGGCGAGGATGTCGTGCGTGAGCCTCATCGGGCCGTGCCTGGACGCCGTCATCGAGCCAGTGCCGGAGCTGGCCGTGGCACCCCTGGGCCTGGAGTTCAGGGGGGTCAAGTACAGGGACTACATGGAACACCAGCAGAGCAACAAGCTCAACGAGAAGGAAGCGCTGGACCTCGTTCGGGTTGCAGCGTCACATACTTATTCTTCTGGAATTAACTCGGCATGA